Proteins co-encoded in one Oreochromis aureus strain Israel breed Guangdong linkage group 3, ZZ_aureus, whole genome shotgun sequence genomic window:
- the LOC116325343 gene encoding CD226 antigen-like isoform X2, which translates to MPAGTSASLCQILLSVCLLFASTDGKIIRAEPGQDVTLPCQTPNISVPIRSVEWFRLDLQEGHVLTYRGEQFISLNQLPSFVNRVDLKDRRTKDGDVSLILKDVTSDDTGTFQCYVVQRGTNGRKSIFEYISTVYLRVVPPGQTGGHRKREGNEDEKKI; encoded by the exons ATGCCGGCTGGGAcatctgcgtctctctgccagATTTTACTGTCTGTCTGCCTCCTGTTTGCCTCTACAG ATGGGAAAATTATCAGAGCTGAGcctggacaggacgtcactctgccATGTCAAACTCCAAACATCAGCGTGCCCATCAGATCTGTGGAGTGGTTCAGACTTGACCTGCAGGAAGGACATGTCCTTACATACCGGGGTGAGCAGTTTATTTCATTGAACCAGCTTCCATCGTTTgtgaaccgggtggatctgaaGGACAGACGGACGAAGGacggagacgtgtctttgattctgaaggatgtgacgagTGACGACACTGGAACATTTCAGTGTTACGTCGTCCAGAGAGGAACAAAtggcagaaaaagcatttttgAATATATCAGCACCGTCTACCTGAGagttgttcctccag gtcagacaggaggacacaGGAAACGTGAAGGGAACGAGGAT GAGAAgaagatttga
- the LOC116325343 gene encoding CD226 antigen-like isoform X1: MPAGTSASLCQILLSVCLLFASTDGKIIRAEPGQDVTLPCQTPNISVPIRSVEWFRLDLQEGHVLTYRGEQFISLNQLPSFVNRVDLKDRRTKDGDVSLILKDVTSDDTGTFQCYVVQRGTNGRKSIFEYISTVYLRVVPPGQTGGHRKREGNEDVSSGLDFCLTVSVILVTLALAFFMTLTIPKTQEKKI, encoded by the exons ATGCCGGCTGGGAcatctgcgtctctctgccagATTTTACTGTCTGTCTGCCTCCTGTTTGCCTCTACAG ATGGGAAAATTATCAGAGCTGAGcctggacaggacgtcactctgccATGTCAAACTCCAAACATCAGCGTGCCCATCAGATCTGTGGAGTGGTTCAGACTTGACCTGCAGGAAGGACATGTCCTTACATACCGGGGTGAGCAGTTTATTTCATTGAACCAGCTTCCATCGTTTgtgaaccgggtggatctgaaGGACAGACGGACGAAGGacggagacgtgtctttgattctgaaggatgtgacgagTGACGACACTGGAACATTTCAGTGTTACGTCGTCCAGAGAGGAACAAAtggcagaaaaagcatttttgAATATATCAGCACCGTCTACCTGAGagttgttcctccag gtcagacaggaggacacaGGAAACGTGAAGGGAACGAGGATGTATCCTCTGGATTGGACTTTTGTTTAACAGTTAGTGTTATACTTGTTACACTAGCTCTTGCTTTTTTTATGACCTTGACAATACCCAAAACACAGGAGAAgaagatttga